Proteins from a genomic interval of Pseudophryne corroboree isolate aPseCor3 chromosome 4, aPseCor3.hap2, whole genome shotgun sequence:
- the LOC134910820 gene encoding taste receptor type 2 member 40-like, giving the protein MTDRQKEKVEYHKQGFLQEEERMHSLESQVIEMSYLLGTTETMQRQDQVDIIRQLQDQLVQVTVSAINQGVPESNKEIRSSKTNTTPCEDNMNIAVFILLSSVCCSVIFIGLFLNTFVVTKILIWWQKGQTIRTSDIIMASLGAGHYDTALIFVGFCSLWWGTVLCVFYCVKITNYSNRLFLRLKMNISRMVPWLLLTSLLVSFLSSLPNIWGMYPGRYMNSSPDSNSSSIGNGTVEANYVNVFIIYFAGSIAPFLIFCAAICLLIVSLLKHTRNMSNKDSGFTNTQLDVHISVIKNMVSFLLFYALYFISSHLLLLSLQLGDSAYVLLCSVGISAYPSLHSIVLISSHAKLKRSLCSALHCAQKT; this is encoded by the exons atgacagacagacagaaagagaaAGTGGAATATCATAAACAGGGATTCCTGCAAGAAGAGGAAAGAATGCATTCTTTGGAATCCCAGGTGATAGAGATGTCTTATCTTTTAGGCACAACTGAAACAATGCAACGCCAGGACCAGGTTGATATTATCAGACAACTGCAAGACCAACTAGTGCAG GTCACAGTGTCTGCAATAAACCAGGGAGTTCCTGAGAGTAACAAAGAAATCAGAAGCTCTAAGACTAATACAACACCCTGTGAAGATAACATGAATATTGCAGTCTTTATTCTGTTGTCATCAGTTTGTTGTTCTGTGATTTTTATCGGCTTATTCCTCAACACATTTGTTGTGACAAAGATCCTCATTTGGTGGCAAAAGGGTCAAACTATTCGAACCAGTGATATAATCATGGCCAGCCTGGGAGCG ggccattatgacaCTGCATTGATATTTGTGGGGTTCTGCAGCCTGTGGTGGGGCACCGTGCTCTGCGTCTTCTACTGCGTGAAGATCACAAACTACAGCAACAGATTATTCCTTAGACTTAAGATGAACATCTCCAGGATGGTCCCCTGGCTGCTCCTGACGTCACTGCTGGTGTCTTTTCTCTCCAGTCTGCCCAACATATGGGGCATGTACCCAGGACGTTACATGAATTCTTCCCCGGACAGTAACAGCTCTAGCATTGGGAATGGAACTGTGGAGGCCAATTATGTGAACGTGTTCATCATCTATTTTGCAGGATCCATCGCACCGTTCCTCATATTCTGTGCAGCCATTTGTCTTCTGATTGTGTCGCTTCTAAAACACACCAGGAATATGAGCAACAAAGATTCCGGGTTCACTAATACCCAACTAGACGTCCACATTAGTGTAATTAAAAATATGGTCTCTTTTCTCTTATTTTATGCTCTGTATTTTATAAGTTCGCACTTATTGCTTTTAAGCCTCCAATTAGGAGACTCAGCCTATGTTCTATTGTGCAGTGTTGGTATCTCTGCCTACCCAAGCCTGCACTCTATTGTATTAATATCCAGCCATGCAAAACTGAAGCGCTCCCTCTGTTCTGCTCTGCACTGTGCACAGAAGACATAA